From the genome of Deltaproteobacteria bacterium, one region includes:
- a CDS encoding type II toxin-antitoxin system RelE/ParE family toxin: protein MNVVWTPGAVQALRDVARYIGRDNPVVARRFAAKLRRRADSLARFPKRGRVIPEYGRDDLRELIEGNYRIAYRVLGKSVEILAITEGHRLLGVFPSVD, encoded by the coding sequence GTGAACGTCGTATGGACGCCGGGCGCCGTACAGGCTCTCCGGGACGTCGCGCGGTACATCGGTCGGGACAACCCGGTCGTTGCCCGCCGATTCGCCGCGAAACTCCGGCGCCGTGCGGATTCCCTGGCCCGATTTCCGAAGCGGGGCCGCGTTATTCCAGAGTACGGGCGCGACGATCTCCGCGAACTCATCGAGGGAAACTACCGGATCGCCTATCGCGTTCTCGGTAAATCCGTCGAAATCCTGGCGATCACAGAAGGGCACAGACTTCTCGGCGTGTTCCCGTCCGTCGACTAA
- a CDS encoding TetR family transcriptional regulator has protein sequence MKPRPVTRERKKARTRDAIFRAAVELAERHGFDCTSIDDIAIAADISPRTFFRYFPAKDHVMFPYHADYVARFRELLRRSSTGGDPMAAVRAVLGEMADAYTAARADHVRLSRIISNSTALVARSVVLDADWETAIAAAFAGRGRVSAARARDAALRAGIVMGAVSAVMRAWYAGEGKGDLRAMGAAALDLVERGLGTR, from the coding sequence ATGAAACCACGCCCCGTCACGCGCGAGCGAAAGAAGGCCCGGACCCGCGACGCGATCTTTCGCGCGGCGGTGGAACTCGCCGAGCGTCACGGCTTCGACTGCACGAGCATCGACGACATCGCCATCGCGGCGGACATCTCGCCACGCACGTTCTTCCGATATTTCCCGGCCAAGGACCACGTGATGTTCCCCTACCACGCGGACTACGTGGCGCGGTTCCGCGAGTTGTTGCGCCGATCGTCCACCGGCGGCGATCCGATGGCCGCGGTGCGCGCGGTGCTGGGCGAAATGGCCGACGCCTACACGGCCGCGCGCGCCGACCACGTGCGCCTCTCGCGGATCATCTCGAACTCGACCGCGCTCGTCGCTCGAAGTGTCGTGCTCGACGCGGACTGGGAAACGGCCATCGCCGCCGCCTTCGCCGGTCGAGGCCGCGTGAGCGCCGCCCGCGCCCGCGACGCGGCACTGCGTGCCGGCATCGTCATGGGCGCCGTCAGCGCCGTGATGCGCGCGTGGTACGCGGGCGAGGGCAAAGGCGACCTGCGCGCGATGGGCGCCGCCGCTCTCGATCTCGTCGAGCGTGGACTGGGGACGCGTTGA
- a CDS encoding glycoside hydrolase family 88 protein — translation MLRPWVIVLAVLFTLVAAFAVAGCDEGGEPSEWESPDVVGDDDDAATEDEVPATAVALADSWTAYHDPAALAWSWDAAVLMMGLMDLSRVTGDASYADYALAWLDHHIDAGYTIASSDTAVPAAVALLAWRATGDDRYLAVGDDAWDYIENKAGRTSDGGLNHLGWISGNELWIDSLFMIGPFLMDYADAVGDDAPAREYAHQLNVFRKHLRDDATGLYRHRYDDDTGEVAPSEALFWGRGNGWVFAAQNIAAARLPESARADLEFDLEADLDAMRASIVAATPPDGRFHTIVNAASSYQETSAGLLFAYGLATAVRDGRTDRAASIDWIERWIAGAMREIAEDAAQDTLLLGVSYGTSPGDLAYYNQVMKGENVSYGIGAFLLAATAREEIGRERVLARATIRKADETYVEHPIPCEGSTCGKFHLARGNFDRAKGSFAEALGANPADSEALFFDALVDTVRVGVGVVQQLDKEYVGETDMDGVIAWIATQRPVLQSVSARMAGAEANAEFSSRLERLLIIESGGHNAVGKREYDLGEAYLVDAVAHVLSGGLALLGGGEKSFALPHGAAGWFAAIRDAHRAFAQRATKSEADDAIDEIIAGIDDLIAGINAIMAEIDDQSDDLIPKNLLKLEGTFGIPGILQETDVKELVAGLGLPADLLANLDMPAALIDLLETIQAVLEAVKLIV, via the coding sequence ATGCTCCGTCCGTGGGTCATTGTCCTCGCCGTCCTGTTTACCCTTGTCGCGGCGTTCGCCGTCGCTGGGTGCGACGAGGGCGGCGAACCGAGCGAGTGGGAATCGCCCGACGTGGTCGGCGACGACGATGACGCGGCGACCGAGGACGAGGTTCCGGCGACGGCGGTCGCGCTCGCCGACTCGTGGACCGCGTACCATGACCCGGCGGCGCTCGCGTGGAGTTGGGACGCCGCCGTGCTGATGATGGGCCTGATGGATCTGTCGCGCGTCACCGGCGACGCGTCATACGCCGACTACGCCCTCGCCTGGCTCGATCACCACATCGACGCGGGCTACACCATCGCCAGCTCCGACACCGCCGTGCCGGCCGCCGTCGCCCTGCTCGCGTGGCGCGCGACCGGCGACGACCGCTACCTCGCCGTGGGCGACGACGCGTGGGATTACATCGAAAACAAGGCCGGACGCACGAGCGACGGCGGACTCAACCACCTGGGCTGGATCAGCGGCAACGAGCTGTGGATCGACTCGTTGTTCATGATCGGGCCGTTTCTGATGGACTACGCCGACGCCGTGGGCGACGATGCCCCCGCGCGCGAATACGCACACCAGCTCAACGTCTTTCGCAAGCATCTGCGCGACGACGCGACGGGGCTCTACCGCCACCGCTACGACGACGACACGGGCGAGGTCGCGCCCTCCGAGGCGCTCTTCTGGGGGCGCGGCAACGGCTGGGTCTTTGCCGCGCAGAACATCGCCGCCGCGCGCCTGCCCGAATCCGCGCGCGCCGATCTGGAGTTCGACCTCGAAGCGGATCTCGACGCCATGCGCGCGTCGATCGTCGCCGCGACGCCGCCCGACGGGCGCTTCCACACGATCGTGAACGCGGCGTCGTCGTACCAGGAGACGAGCGCGGGGCTGCTGTTCGCCTACGGCCTCGCCACGGCGGTGCGCGACGGACGCACCGACCGCGCCGCGTCGATCGACTGGATCGAGCGCTGGATCGCGGGCGCGATGCGCGAGATCGCCGAGGATGCGGCGCAGGACACGCTGCTGCTGGGCGTGTCGTACGGCACCTCGCCGGGCGACCTGGCGTACTACAACCAGGTGATGAAGGGCGAAAACGTCTCGTACGGCATCGGCGCGTTTCTGTTGGCCGCGACCGCGCGCGAGGAGATCGGGCGCGAGCGCGTCCTCGCGCGGGCCACGATCCGCAAGGCCGACGAGACCTACGTCGAGCATCCAATCCCATGCGAGGGCTCGACGTGCGGCAAGTTTCATTTGGCGCGCGGCAACTTCGACCGCGCCAAGGGCTCGTTCGCCGAGGCGCTGGGCGCGAACCCCGCCGACAGCGAGGCGCTGTTCTTCGACGCACTGGTGGACACGGTGCGGGTGGGCGTGGGCGTCGTGCAACAGCTCGACAAGGAATACGTGGGCGAGACGGACATGGACGGCGTGATCGCGTGGATCGCCACGCAGCGACCGGTGTTGCAATCGGTGTCGGCGCGCATGGCGGGCGCCGAGGCGAACGCGGAATTTTCGTCGCGGCTCGAACGGCTGCTCATCATCGAGTCGGGCGGCCACAACGCGGTGGGCAAGCGCGAATACGATCTGGGCGAAGCGTATCTCGTGGACGCCGTCGCGCACGTTCTGTCGGGCGGCCTCGCGCTGCTGGGTGGCGGCGAAAAGTCGTTCGCGCTTCCGCACGGCGCGGCGGGGTGGTTTGCGGCGATCCGCGACGCGCATCGTGCGTTCGCGCAGCGGGCGACGAAATCCGAGGCCGACGACGCGATCGACGAGATCATCGCGGGGATCGACGACCTCATCGCGGGGATCAACGCGATCATGGCCGAAATCGACGACCAATCCGACGACCTGATTCCCAAAAATCTGCTCAAACTCGAAGGCACGTTCGGCATCCCCGGCATTTTGCAGGAGACGGACGTGAAGGAGCTTGTCGCCGGCCTCGGCCTGCCGGCGGACCTGCTTGCGAATCTCGACATGCCCGCCGCGCTGATCGACCTGCTCGAAACGATCCAAGCCGTGCTTGAGGCCGTGAAATTGATCGTGTAG
- a CDS encoding type II toxin-antitoxin system Phd/YefM family antitoxin, producing the protein MKDLIVSQDIYAIAEFKKHASRLFRQVHDDKRPVLVTQNGTPVGVVIPPEEYDRIVERARFMEAVERGLREADAGLLMSPEEVDRELDREFGPLKRGRRT; encoded by the coding sequence ATGAAGGATCTCATCGTGTCCCAGGACATTTATGCCATTGCGGAATTCAAGAAACATGCGTCACGGCTGTTTCGGCAGGTCCATGACGACAAGAGACCCGTCCTGGTCACGCAAAACGGCACACCGGTAGGCGTGGTCATTCCACCCGAGGAGTACGACCGGATCGTGGAGCGGGCGCGTTTCATGGAAGCGGTCGAGCGCGGTCTGCGCGAAGCCGACGCCGGACTGCTGATGTCGCCCGAAGAGGTCGATCGCGAGCTCGACCGCGAATTCGGTCCCCTCAAGCGCGGGCGGCGGACGTGA
- a CDS encoding EF-hand domain-containing protein gives MTGIAATGGMRGPEAGRLDPKDLFKKIDANGDGKIDEDELSAEISEAASRHGSASAVVDVASLMSDMDTDGDGSLGEDEYASGVKTFLNAVRGSAGGSPPMGSPPMGPPPDAAQLFSDADEDEDGTVTQDELANALAALGEKPEGAPDAAELFERLDANGDGKIDRDEFESEMEKLRNEKAEDYRKNIKIETTAATISLKV, from the coding sequence ATGACCGGAATCGCGGCAACCGGAGGGATGCGCGGCCCCGAGGCGGGACGCCTCGATCCCAAGGATCTGTTCAAAAAAATCGACGCGAACGGCGACGGCAAGATCGACGAGGACGAGTTGTCGGCGGAAATCTCCGAGGCGGCGTCGAGACACGGCTCGGCGAGCGCTGTGGTGGACGTGGCGTCGCTCATGTCCGACATGGACACGGACGGCGACGGGTCGCTCGGCGAAGACGAGTACGCGAGCGGGGTCAAGACGTTCCTGAACGCGGTTCGCGGCAGCGCGGGCGGGTCGCCGCCCATGGGCTCGCCGCCCATGGGCCCGCCGCCCGACGCCGCCCAGTTGTTCTCGGATGCCGACGAGGACGAAGACGGAACGGTCACGCAGGACGAACTCGCCAACGCGCTGGCGGCTCTGGGCGAAAAGCCCGAAGGCGCGCCCGACGCCGCCGAGCTGTTCGAACGTCTGGACGCGAACGGCGACGGCAAGATCGATCGGGACGAGTTCGAATCCGAAATGGAGAAGCTTCGCAACGAGAAAGCGGAGGACTACCGCAAGAACATCAAGATCGAGACAACCGCGGCGACGATCAGCCTGAAGGTCTAG
- a CDS encoding response regulator, producing MTPDGMPRILLVEDDARLADVVAEYLRSHGMEVAIEARGDRAVTRIVDECPDLVILDIMLPGLDGFTVCRRVRPEFAGPILMMTARGDEVDEIVGLEIGADDYLAKPVQPRRLLTRILTLLRRATRADGPWPPPRDDHPRIVLGDLVVDPRCRSAHLAGREVDLTTAEFDLLHLLASHAGDVVSRDRIYTVLRGIDYDGLDRSADLRVARLRKKLGDDARQPALIKSVRGAGYLMAKRT from the coding sequence ATGACGCCGGACGGCATGCCCCGAATCCTTCTCGTCGAGGACGACGCCAGACTGGCGGACGTGGTCGCCGAATATCTGCGTTCTCACGGCATGGAGGTCGCCATCGAGGCGCGCGGCGACCGGGCTGTCACCCGCATCGTCGACGAATGTCCCGACCTCGTGATTCTCGACATCATGTTGCCGGGACTCGACGGCTTCACCGTCTGTCGCCGCGTGCGCCCCGAATTCGCCGGGCCCATTCTCATGATGACCGCGCGCGGCGACGAGGTGGATGAGATCGTCGGGCTCGAAATCGGCGCCGACGACTATCTCGCCAAGCCCGTGCAGCCGCGGCGCCTCCTCACGCGAATCCTCACGCTGCTGCGCCGCGCGACGCGCGCCGACGGCCCTTGGCCGCCGCCCCGCGACGACCACCCGCGCATCGTTCTGGGCGATCTGGTGGTGGATCCGCGATGTCGATCCGCCCACCTCGCCGGACGCGAAGTCGATCTGACCACCGCGGAGTTCGATCTCCTGCACCTGCTCGCGAGTCACGCGGGGGACGTGGTCTCGCGCGACCGCATCTATACCGTGCTGCGCGGCATCGACTACGACGGTCTCGACCGGTCCGCCGACCTGCGCGTCGCGCGCCTGAGAAAAAAACTCGGCGACGACGCCCGCCAACCCGCGCTCATCAAATCGGTGCGCGGCGCGGGCTACCTGATGGCGAAACGGACGTGA
- a CDS encoding HAMP domain-containing protein has translation MTGLFARIWIGILAALAISASVSGFAMKSLMDRDRAAFVPERAAMDLMRRKFESAPPDAWPDILRESRAALPFELELIPTSSVPPGPAADRVRAGDAASMADGGGIRVFVPIGAGDLVLVAGPILPPHRPDMTHFLASIAVTIPIAAAVGFALAFPVVRRLRVLERAAVRIADGDLSARADIVSSDALGRLASRFNTMADEIQRLLESQRHLLAAVSHELRTPISRIHFSLEMLAASSNDPARIAAIETELGELERLIGELLLFCRLDATRQQLSVESFDAGRVLAELIAPDDNSPVGRGETAREVNLEMAGNGDFRITANRRLFERAVRNVLDNARRHATRQVRVRVERAETSVIVEIEDDGPGIAPDDRRRVFDPFVRLDDSRSRDLGGVGLGLAIVQRIMDAHGGTAEVVDRDAPGACLRLRWPSG, from the coding sequence GTGACGGGACTGTTCGCCCGGATCTGGATCGGCATCCTCGCGGCGCTCGCGATCTCCGCCTCGGTATCGGGTTTCGCCATGAAGTCGCTCATGGACCGCGACCGGGCGGCGTTCGTTCCGGAACGGGCGGCGATGGACCTGATGCGCCGGAAATTCGAGAGCGCCCCTCCGGACGCATGGCCGGACATCCTGCGTGAATCGCGCGCGGCGCTGCCGTTCGAACTCGAGCTGATTCCGACATCCTCGGTGCCTCCCGGCCCCGCGGCCGATCGTGTCCGCGCGGGAGACGCGGCCTCCATGGCGGATGGCGGCGGCATTCGGGTGTTCGTTCCGATCGGAGCGGGCGATTTGGTTCTCGTCGCGGGGCCGATTCTGCCGCCGCACCGTCCCGACATGACGCATTTTCTCGCGTCGATCGCGGTGACGATTCCCATCGCGGCCGCGGTCGGGTTCGCTCTCGCGTTCCCCGTCGTTCGGCGACTGCGCGTGCTCGAGCGTGCGGCGGTCCGCATTGCCGACGGCGATTTGTCGGCCCGGGCGGACATTGTCTCGTCCGACGCGCTGGGCAGGCTGGCGTCCCGCTTCAACACGATGGCCGACGAAATCCAGCGTCTGCTCGAGAGCCAGCGCCACCTGCTGGCCGCCGTCTCCCACGAACTGCGGACTCCCATCTCCCGCATTCACTTCAGTCTCGAGATGCTCGCGGCGTCCTCCAACGACCCCGCCCGGATCGCCGCGATCGAGACGGAGCTGGGCGAACTCGAACGCCTGATCGGGGAGTTGTTGCTGTTTTGCCGACTCGACGCGACGCGCCAGCAATTGAGTGTCGAATCGTTCGATGCCGGGCGCGTCCTGGCCGAACTCATCGCGCCCGATGACAACAGTCCCGTGGGGCGCGGCGAAACGGCGCGCGAGGTCAACCTCGAGATGGCCGGGAACGGCGATTTTCGGATCACCGCGAACCGCCGCCTGTTCGAACGCGCCGTGCGCAACGTGCTCGACAACGCGCGACGGCACGCGACGCGGCAAGTCCGGGTGCGTGTCGAGCGGGCGGAAACGAGCGTCATCGTGGAAATCGAGGACGACGGCCCGGGGATCGCCCCCGACGACCGCCGAAGAGTTTTCGATCCCTTCGTGCGCCTCGACGACAGCCGCAGCCGGGATCTGGGCGGCGTCGGGCTGGGCCTCGCCATCGTTCAGAGGATCATGGACGCGCACGGCGGCACGGCCGAAGTCGTCGATCGGGACGCACCCGGCGCGTGCCTCCGGTTGCGCTGGCCCTCCGGATAG
- a CDS encoding DUF4349 domain-containing protein produces MTRRPLLAILALCAMLAVAVSCQKFDVAGGPPAEPMLAEMAPTGAAESKPADLLVKDATGEGMGGVSAGGEGQVAENVALQGRKLIRDGHMRVKVKDVDAARASLEQMAAAAGGFVSNVNAQSYTSAKNTDVTLRIPASGFLSFVEKVRALGHVEEEGFDVTDVTDQYVDLDRRIKTQEALAARLEQLIQDKSYQFKDLLDVERELARLRLEIESMQGSLRGLDDRISLSTLRVSMYQEVTQQVVPPDSVFSPLVSALENAGPRFKGSVRGIMALTGGLVNFAVALTPWLVILIPGWLVLRALWRRRRARR; encoded by the coding sequence ATGACGCGCCGCCCTTTGCTCGCCATTCTCGCCCTGTGCGCAATGCTCGCCGTGGCCGTTTCGTGCCAGAAATTCGACGTTGCCGGCGGGCCGCCCGCGGAGCCCATGCTCGCCGAGATGGCCCCGACGGGGGCGGCCGAGAGCAAACCCGCGGATCTCCTCGTCAAGGACGCCACCGGCGAAGGCATGGGCGGCGTCAGCGCGGGCGGCGAAGGGCAGGTTGCCGAGAACGTCGCGCTCCAGGGACGCAAGCTCATCCGCGACGGCCACATGCGCGTGAAGGTGAAGGACGTGGACGCCGCGCGCGCGTCGCTGGAGCAGATGGCCGCTGCGGCGGGCGGATTCGTGTCGAACGTCAACGCGCAAAGCTACACGAGCGCGAAGAACACCGACGTGACACTGCGAATTCCCGCGAGCGGGTTTTTGTCCTTCGTTGAAAAGGTTCGCGCGCTCGGCCACGTGGAGGAAGAAGGGTTCGACGTCACCGACGTGACGGACCAGTACGTCGATCTCGACCGGCGCATCAAGACGCAGGAGGCGCTGGCCGCGCGGCTCGAACAGCTCATTCAGGACAAGAGCTACCAGTTCAAGGACCTGCTCGACGTGGAACGCGAGCTGGCGCGGCTGCGTCTGGAGATCGAGTCGATGCAGGGCTCGCTGCGCGGGCTCGACGACCGGATCTCGCTGTCCACGCTGCGCGTGTCGATGTATCAGGAGGTCACGCAGCAGGTCGTGCCGCCCGACAGCGTGTTCTCGCCGCTGGTGTCGGCGTTGGAGAACGCCGGGCCGCGCTTCAAGGGCAGCGTGCGCGGGATCATGGCGCTCACGGGCGGTCTGGTGAACTTCGCCGTGGCGCTGACGCCCTGGCTGGTGATCCTGATCCCGGGCTGGCTGGTGCTTCGAGCGCTGTGGCGACGTCGCCGGGCGCGCAGGTAA